In one Juglans regia cultivar Chandler chromosome 11, Walnut 2.0, whole genome shotgun sequence genomic region, the following are encoded:
- the LOC108992056 gene encoding disease resistance protein RPV1-like, with protein MVPLSTQKASSSVPPSSYNSPRPRWMHDVFLNFHGEDTRKSFTDHLYTALEKKGIIAFKDDEKLERGKYISQELLKAIRESMYAIPIISKNYASSRWCLTELAQIVECMRETGLTVLPVFYHVDPSELRNQTGAFAEAFARHEVDPNIDMEKMQTWRVALKEVGNISGWHFHLRYESTIVQEIIKRILQGLSRNFSTLSKDLVGIESHVEEMMNILGIGSDDVRFIGIHGMAGVGKTTLAEVIYDRISYQFEASSFIACIREETRNRGLVSLQKQLLSKIFMERAINIWDDREGMNMIRNRLCYKKVFLVLDDVDREEHLTALAGSHDWFGPGSRIILTSKDNHLLKRHGVNDIYKVNELNNDEALQLFSLAAFKKPYPEENYVDLSKGFVKYAQGLPLALKVLGSSLFGRGTNAWKGAWDQLKVKPNKGMLDILQVGFDGLEDLQKKLFLDIACFFNGEVLDNILMDILESFGYYPYLNIDILMEKCLITISSKRLRMHDLLQKMGEEIIYDESPEEPGRRSRLWHYKDVLHVLTNNTGTDVIEGIVLNLPNQNEERFSVRAFSKMKKLRILKIRNTSFVNMSFSNLRDKLFNLHWHSDPLRFMPTHGLRVLEWSGYPSKSLSNSFQADNLVELRFPCSHIKQLWKGIRSFGSLKRLDLSGSQNLLKTPDFTGVPSLETLDLEGCSSLSKVHKSIGVLKRLRRLNLHACKHLKSFPNEISLESLEHFYLSDCSRFEKFPDIVGNMTSLRLLYLDGTAIKELPPSFKSLCSLSILSLHNCKKLLKFPSVICSLSSLKILDVSDCLALGGIQDMNREGYLEQLYEGGTAIKLTKFFAVPELGSNDAYSTQEMFMTNDDSIGAFYIGFDDRVYYIRSLNHEESNLQTKGYDVENNCLNPKLMYGSSLGAEIPEWFNSRSFGSHVTLQIHPNLDNNSKWKGYYHFTFYEVDDEVENSDPRNFKGSHPDEGQFVEFVYHFETNEGPLKESLVLRAPKDHPSVGLLGFGLYLPVEWFLEQSNNLDRWSYVGASVKTSSSNMKVKECGARLLYQHPHSELYNTFFPHIGSKLEIRHHLCCCLEMGSHIVVPYRF; from the exons ATGGTTCCCCTAAGCACTCAAAAAGCCTCATCATCAGTACCACCGTCTTCTTACAATTCTCCAAGACCTCGATGGATGCATGATGTTTTCCTCAATTTCCATGGCGAAGACACCCGCAAGAGTTTTACAGACCATTTATACACTGCTTTAGAAAAGAAAGGCATTATCGCCTTTAAAGACGACGAAAAACTTGAGCGAGGAAAGTACATTTCTCAAGAGCTCTTGAAAGCAATACGTGAATCCATGTATGCCATCCCCATTATCTCAAAAAACTATGCTTCCTCAAGATGGTGCTTGACTGAACTTGCCCAGATTGTCGAATGCATGAGAGAGACGGGTTTGACAGTTTTGCCTGTTTTCTACCATGTTGATCCCTCTGAGTTACGAAACCAAACTGGGGCTTTTGCAGAAGCTTTTGCTAGGCATGAAGTAGACCCTAATATTGATATGGAGAAGATGCAAACGTGGAGAGTTGCTTTGAAAGAAGTGGGCAACATATCTGGATGGCATTTTCATCTTAG GTATGAATCAACAATTGtccaagaaatcattaaaaggATACTTCAAGGATTAAGTCGTAACTTTTCAACTCTTTCCAAGGACCTTGTTGGAATAGAATCCCATGTGGAGGAAATGATGAACATACTTGGTATTGGATCGGATGATGTTCGCTTTATAGGAATTCATGGCATGGCTGGAGTGGGTAAGACAACTTTGGCAGAAGTCATTTATGATAGAATATCTTACCAATTTGAAGCAAGCAGCTTTATTGCTTGTAttagagaagaaactagaaaCCGTGGTTTAgtttctttacaaaaacaacttctttCTAAGATCTTCATGGAAAGGGCAATAAATATATGGGACGATCGTGAGGGAATGAATATGATACGGAATAGACTATGttacaaaaaagtatttttagtcCTTGATGATGTGGACAGAGAAGAACATCTAACAGCATTAGCAGGGAGCCATGATTGGTTTGGTCCAGGGAGTAGAATCATTTTAACGAGCAAAGATAATCATTTATTGAAAAGACATGGAGTGAATGATATCTATAAGGTTAATGAGTTGAATAACGATGAAGCATTGCAGCTCTTTAGTTTGGCAGCTTTCAAGAAACCCTATCCTGAAGAAAATTATGTGGATTTATCCAAAGGCTTTGTGAAATATGCTCAAGGCCTTCCTTTAGCTCTCAAAGTTTTAGGGTCCTCCTTGTTTGGTAGAGGAACAAATGCATGGAAAGGTGCGTGGGATCAACTGAAAGTAAAGCCTAATAAAGGAATGTTAGATATACTTCAAGTAGGTTTTGATGGATTGGAGGATTTGCAAAAGAAGTTGTTTTTAGATATTGCTTGTTTTTTCAATGGAGAGGTTTTAGATAACATTTTAATGGATATATTAGAAAGTTTTGGTTACTATCCATACCTCAATATTGATATTCTCATGGAGAAATGTCTTATAACCATCTCATCTAAAAGGTTGAGGATGCATGATTTGCTACAAAAAATGGGAgaagaaataatttatgatgAATCCCCCGAAGAGCCTGGCCGGCGTAGTAGATTATGGCATTATAAGGATGTTCTTCACGTGTTGACGAATAATACT GGGACTGACGTGATTGAAGGTATAGTGCTAAACTTACCTAATCAAAATGAGGAACGATTCAGTGTTAGAGCCTTctcaaagatgaagaaattgagAATTCTTAAAATTCGGAATACAAGTTTTGTCAACATGAGTTTTTCTAATCTCCGTGATAAGTTATTCAATTTGCATTGGCACAGCGACCCTTTAAGATTCATGCCAACACATGGGTTACGGGTACTAGAATGGTCTGGATATCCTTCAAAATCCTTGTCAAATAGCTTTCAAGCAGACAATCTTGTTGAACTTAGATTTCCATGCAGTCACATCAAGCAACTGTGGAAGGGAATTAGG agttttggaagtttgaaaCGCTTGGATCTTAGCGGCTCTCAAAACTTGTTGAAGACACCAGACTTCACCGGAGTCCCAAGTCTTGAGACACTAGACCTTGAAGGTTGTTCAAGTTTATCTAAGGTCCACAAATCTATTGGCGTTCTCAAACGGCTTAGACGATTGAATCTACATGCTTGCAAACACCTTAAAAGCTTTCCAAATGAGATTAGCTTGGAGTCTCTTgaacatttttatctttctgATTGTTCAAGATTTGAGAAGTTCCCAGACATTGTGGGAAACATGACTTCATTGCGGTTACTTTATTTGGATGGTACTGCCATAAAGGAACTACCCCCATCATTTAAGAGTTTATGCAGCCTTTCCATATTGTCTTTACATAATTGCAAAAAGCTCTTAAAGTTTCCGAGCGTTATTTGTAGTTTGTCATCTCTTAAAATTCTAGATGTATCTGATTGTCTAGCACTTGGTGGAATTCAAGACATGAATCGTGAGGGGTATCTGGAACAATTGTATGAAGGTGGAACTGCTATCAAACTCACTAAGTTTTTTGCAGTGCCAGAGCTTGGCTCAAATGATGCTTACTCTACGCAAGAAATGTTTATGACTAATGATGACTCTATTGGGGCCTTCTATATCGGTTTTGATGACAGAGTCTACTATATTAGAAGCTTGAATCATGAAGAAAGTAATTTGCAAACAAAGGGCTATGACGTT gaaaataattgtttaaatCCCAAGTTAATGTATGGCTCTTCCCTGGGAGCTGAAATTCCAGAGTGGTTCAACAGTAGAAGTTTTGGTTctcatgtaacacttcaaatCCATCCAAACTTAGATAATAATAGCAAGTGGAAGGGATattatcattttactttttatgaaGTTGATGATGAGGTAGAGAATTCAGATCCAAGGAATTTCAAGGGCAGTCATCCGGATGAAGGCCAGTTTGTTGAGTTTGTTTACCATTTCGAGACTAATGAAGGTCCTCTAAAAGAATCCTTAGTCCTTCGTGCCCCCAAAGATCACCCTTCTGTAGGGCTACTTGGGTTTGGGCTGTATCTACCAGTCGAGTGGTTTTTGGAGCAGTCAAATAATTTGGATAGATGGAGCTACGTTGGAGCATCAGTTAAAACAAGTAGCTCAAACATGAAGGTGAAAGAGTGCGGGGCACGCCTTCTATATCAACATCCTCATTCTgaattatataatacttttttcccTCATATTGGTTCAAAATTAGAAATTAGGCATCATCTTTGTTGTTGCTTGGAAATGGGTAGTCATATTGTTGTACCTTATCGTTTCTAA